A single genomic interval of Sceloporus undulatus isolate JIND9_A2432 ecotype Alabama chromosome 2, SceUnd_v1.1, whole genome shotgun sequence harbors:
- the FAM131B gene encoding protein FAM131B isoform X4, with protein sequence MDSTSSLHGSSIHRPSTEQTRADFSWDGINLSMEDTTSILPKLKRNSNAYGIGALAKSSFSGALGISRSMKDHVTKPTAMGQGRVAHMIEWQGWGQGASQQQIHTHETVRKDADAYSDLSDGEKEARFLAGVMEQFAISEATLMAWSSMDGEDMSVNSNQENQAGNYNENYQQMVDNQGENGQDHLVQAQYDSWPHSYVSQGMYCLGSSEAWETSDQSLIASPATGSYIGQNFEGSQPNLQENVLIQNNLIQQHQLLQLQQQQQQQLQQLQQQQQQQLQQQQQQQQQLQQALLPNTGLVEVWPTQTIPGGGNGGTAESSTLVGVHTEEEGNPLLEKAPLLNKKPSPEEDDVVCRDLESLSPREEPEPAVLSRKALDYRMVEETILQRFHHPNLGPVT encoded by the exons CTATCCATGGAAGATACAACCTCCATCCTTCCTAAGCTGAAGCGAAACTCGAATGCATATGGGATTGGAGCTCTTGCGAAGTCATCTTTCTCCG GCGCCTTAGGGATATCTCGCAGCATGAAGGATCATGTCACCAAGCCCACTGCCATGGGCCAGGGTCGTGTCGCACACATGATTGAGTGGCAGGGTTGGGGACAAGGCGCCAGCCAGCAACAGATCCATACTCATGAAACTGTACGGAAGGATGCTGATGCTTACTCTGACCTTAGTGATGGGGAAAAGGAGGCTCGATTCCTTGCAG GGGTGATGGAACAGTTTGCTATCTCAGAAGCCACCCTCATGGCCTGGTCTTCCATGGATGGTGAGGATATGAGTGTCAACTCAAACCAGGAGAACCAAGCTGGGAACTACAATGAAAATTACCAGCAGATGGTGGATAACCAAGGTGAAAACGGACAAG ATCATCTGGTCCAAGCACAGTATGACAGCTGGCCTCACTCTTATGTCTCTCAAGGCATGTACTGCCTGggttcctctgaggcctgggagACCAGCGACCAGTCCCTCATTGCTTCCCCAGCTACCGGCTCCTATATTGGCCAGAACTTCGAAGGCTCCCAACCCAACTTGCAGGAAAATGTTTTGATCCAGAACAACCTTATTCAGCAGCACCAGTTGctacagctgcagcagcagcagcagcagcagttgcaacaactgcaacaacaacaacagcagcaactacaacaacagcagcaacaacaacagcaactgcaACAGGCCCTGCTCCCAAATACTGGCCTTGTGGAGGTATGGCCCACTCAGACAATTCCTGGTGGGGGCAATGGGGGCACTGCTGAATCCAGCACCCTTGTGGGCGTTCACACAGAGGAGGAAGGGAACCCCTTGCTGGAGAAAGCACCACTATTGAACAAGAAGCCCTCACCAGAGGAGGACGATGTTGTATGCCGGGATTTGGAGTCCCTTTCTCCCCGGGAAGAGCCTGAACCTGCTGTCCTCAGCCGCAAG GCTCTTGACTACAGGATGGTGGAGGAAACCATACTGCAAAGATTTCATCACCCAAATCTGGGACCTGTCACATAA